AGAACTGTCGCGAACCCCTTACACAGTAGATAGGAGCGGCGATGCTGTTCAGCGTGCTTGCCGGGCTGTTCTCGAACGACCTCGCGATCGATCTTGGCACCGCGAACACCCTCGTGTACGTGCGCGGCGAAGGCATCGTGATGAACGAGCCCTCGATCGTGGCCATCCACCAGGCCGACCATTCCGTGCTCGCGGTGGGACACGAGGCCAAAGCCATGCTCGGCCGCACGCCGGGCAACATCACCGCCATCCGGCCGCTGAAGGACGGCGTCATCGCCGACTTCGACGTGACGGAGAAGATGCTCCACCACTTCATCAGCAAGGTGCACCGCCGGCAGACCCTGGTGCGCCCGCGCATCGTCATCGGGGTTCCCTCGGGGATCACCCAAGTCGAGAAGCGCGCGGTGCGTGACTCCGCCATGCAGGCGGGCGCGCGCGAGGTGTACCTGATCGAGGAGCCCATGGCGGCCGCGATCGGCGCGGGCCTACCTATCCAGGAGCCGGGCGGCAACATGATCGTGGACATGGGCGGCGGCACCACGGAGGTCGCGGTGATCTCGCTGTCCGGGATCGTGTACTCGAAGTCGGTGCGCATCGCCGGCGATGAAATGGACGAATCGATCGTCCAATACATCAAGAAACACTACAACCTCCTGATCGGCGAGCGGCGCGCGGAAGAAATCAAAATCAAGCTCGGCTCGGCCTACCCGATGGGAGGCGAGCGCCTCTCCATGGAGGTCAAGGGCCGGGACCTCATCGACGGCATCCCGAAGACCATCGTCGTCACCGACGAGGAGATCCGGGAGGCGCTGCGTGAGCCCGTCATGGCCATCGTGGACACGGTGCGCACCTGTCTCGAGCGCACGCCGCCCGAGCTGGCGGCGGACATCGTCGAC
The sequence above is drawn from the Candidatus Methylomirabilota bacterium genome and encodes:
- a CDS encoding rod shape-determining protein, with amino-acid sequence MLFSVLAGLFSNDLAIDLGTANTLVYVRGEGIVMNEPSIVAIHQADHSVLAVGHEAKAMLGRTPGNITAIRPLKDGVIADFDVTEKMLHHFISKVHRRQTLVRPRIVIGVPSGITQVEKRAVRDSAMQAGAREVYLIEEPMAAAIGAGLPIQEPGGNMIVDMGGGTTEVAVISLSGIVYSKSVRIAGDEMDESIVQYIKKHYNLLIGERRAEEIKIKLGSAYPMGGERLSMEVKGRDLIDGIPKTIVVTDEEIREALREPVMAIVDTVRTCLERTPPELAADIVDKGIVLVGGGSQLRNLDVLLREATGLPVMLAEDPLTAVAIGTGRTLDDMSLLREVAHRS